The DNA sequence TCTTCGAGCACCGAATCCTCTCCTGCTCACCATTGGCGTGCTTGCCCTGCGGGCGCGCTCCCGCGGGGGCGCACCGTCCGCGTCCACCCCGGCGGGCTAGGCGTCGTACTCGGCACGCCCGCGCCAGCCGGCGACCGGTAGGGCGAACTTCGCCACCAGCCGGTCGGTGAACGGCGCCCGCTGCAGGCGCGCGAGGCGGACCGGCACCTCGGCGCGCGTCACCTCGATTCGCGCCCCTGCGGGCAATTCGACCATACGGCGTCCATCGCACCAGAGCACGCCCGCGGTGGTCCCGGGGACGACCTCGAACGCGACGGTGGATTCGGGTGAGACGACGATGGGCCGCGCGAACAGGGCGTGGGCGCTTATCGGGGTGATCACCAGTGCCTCCACCTCCGGCCAGACGATCGGTCCGCCCGCGGAGAACGCGTGCGCCGTGGAGCCCGTGGGAGTGGCGCACACCACACCGTCGCAGCCCCAGCGGGACAGGGGGCGCCCGTCGATCTCCAGGACCATGTCCAGCATGCGCCGGGCGTTGGCCTTCTCCAGCGTGGCCTCGTTGAGCGCCCAGGTGCGCACCGGTGGATCGGTGGCGTGGCGGCCCCCGTTGTAGACGGCGACGTCGAGGGTCATCCGTTCCTCGACCTCGTAGTCGCGGTCGACGACGCTGCGCACGGTGGCGCCCAGGTCCTCGCGCTCGGCCTCGGCGAGGAAGCCGACGTGGCCCAGGTTGACGCCCAGCAGCGGGGCGCCTGCGGGACGGGCGATCTCGGCTGCGCGCAGCAGCGTGCCGTCGCCGCCCAGCACCATGACGATCTCGACCCCCTCGGCGGCGTCGATGCCGCCTACCGCCTCGACGGGGTCGAGGTCGCAGCCGGCCAGTTTCAGCTCGTCGACCTCCGAGGCGAGCATCCGCACGGTCAGCCCCGCCTCGGTGAGGCTGCGGTGGACCAGCTCGGCACTGCGGGTGGCCGCGCCGCGGCCGGTGTGGGCCAGTAGCAGTACGCTGCGTGCGTCCGCTCCGGGGCTGGTCATCGGGTCTCCTCAACTTCGCCTGGCAACA is a window from the Streptomonospora litoralis genome containing:
- a CDS encoding NAD kinase gives rise to the protein MTSPGADARSVLLLAHTGRGAATRSAELVHRSLTEAGLTVRMLASEVDELKLAGCDLDPVEAVGGIDAAEGVEIVMVLGGDGTLLRAAEIARPAGAPLLGVNLGHVGFLAEAEREDLGATVRSVVDRDYEVEERMTLDVAVYNGGRHATDPPVRTWALNEATLEKANARRMLDMVLEIDGRPLSRWGCDGVVCATPTGSTAHAFSAGGPIVWPEVEALVITPISAHALFARPIVVSPESTVAFEVVPGTTAGVLWCDGRRMVELPAGARIEVTRAEVPVRLARLQRAPFTDRLVAKFALPVAGWRGRAEYDA